A DNA window from Eptesicus fuscus isolate TK198812 chromosome 8, DD_ASM_mEF_20220401, whole genome shotgun sequence contains the following coding sequences:
- the LOC129150040 gene encoding CMT1A duplicated region transcript 15 protein-like protein isoform X1 has product MFSCCLPVSRGRCLKRGSDESVFSRGRRWIRTWTQRKGRLWPFSRRRSERSILVEEWMNMIVEQPHLLYEYPRPMCLREGPVSHTALGQRRPEVRVATWASGEPGPMGAGRTPPPQRHRPHQPPNSKQLSPNRPRALFNSVLQCCACGNRNSPEDPEPKETESEEPAQRADAAPPVTPKVHPEELEAPEPVPPPAASPAAAVEPGPAPDTTEAPPALEEEPCPGPLLVPASEEELPVEAPTQGLLAECPHPVPRGKLVCPPLLDISVFFIVLILFLCSPWRTFFFDLFITLGVWVSLAFIIFFFLCLFFIFPLYNPF; this is encoded by the exons atgttttcATGTTGTCTCCCCGTGTCCCGAGGCCGATGCCTCAAGAGAGGCAGCGATGAGAGTGTGTTTAGTCGTGGCCGCCGCTGGATCCGGACCTGGACTCAGCGCAAAGGACGCCTGTGGCCCTTTTCCCGGCGGCGCTCAGAG AGGTCCATCCTGGTCGAAGAATGGATGAATATGATCGTGGAGCAGCCGCATCTGCTCTATGAATACCCCCGCCCCATGTGCCTCAGGGAGGGGCCGGTGAGCCACACCGCTTTGGGCCAGCGCAGGCCTGAAGTGCGTGTGGCCACCTGGGCGTCTGGGGAACCAGGGCCCATGGGTGCAGGGAGGACTCCTCCACCCCagcgacacaggccccaccagccTCCAAACTCGAAGCAGCTCAGTCCCAACAGGCCGAGGGCACTTTTCAACTCGGTGCTGCAGTGCTGTGCCTGCGGAAATCGCAACAGCCCAGAAGACCCTGAGCCCAAGGAGACAGAGTCTGAGG AACCAGCCCAGAGGGCAGACGCGGCTCCTCCTGTAACACCCAAAGTCCACCCTGAGGAGctggaggctccagagccagtgccacctccagcagcctctccagctgcagctgtggagccagggccggccccagacaCAACTGAGGCCCCACCAGCGCTGGAAGAAGAACCCTGCCCGGGACCCTtgctggttcctgcctcagaggaggagctgcctgtggaggcgCCAACTCAAGGGCTGCTTGCTGAGTGCCCTCACCCTGTCCCAAGGGGAAAACTCGTTTGCCCCCCACTCCTTGATATTTCGGTTttctttattgttcttattttatttttatgttctccaTGGCGTACTTTCTTTTTTGACCTTTTTATTACTTTGGGGGTTTGGGTgagtttggcttttattattttcttttttctgtgtctgttcttcatttttccattgtataatcccttttaa
- the LOC129150040 gene encoding skin secretory protein xP2-like isoform X2, whose translation MNMIVEQPHLLYEYPRPMCLREGPVSHTALGQRRPEVRVATWASGEPGPMGAGRTPPPQRHRPHQPPNSKQLSPNRPRALFNSVLQCCACGNRNSPEDPEPKETESEEPAQRADAAPPVTPKVHPEELEAPEPVPPPAASPAAAVEPGPAPDTTEAPPALEEEPCPGPLLVPASEEELPVEAPTQGLLAECPHPVPRGKLVCPPLLDISVFFIVLILFLCSPWRTFFFDLFITLGVWVSLAFIIFFFLCLFFIFPLYNPF comes from the exons ATGAATATGATCGTGGAGCAGCCGCATCTGCTCTATGAATACCCCCGCCCCATGTGCCTCAGGGAGGGGCCGGTGAGCCACACCGCTTTGGGCCAGCGCAGGCCTGAAGTGCGTGTGGCCACCTGGGCGTCTGGGGAACCAGGGCCCATGGGTGCAGGGAGGACTCCTCCACCCCagcgacacaggccccaccagccTCCAAACTCGAAGCAGCTCAGTCCCAACAGGCCGAGGGCACTTTTCAACTCGGTGCTGCAGTGCTGTGCCTGCGGAAATCGCAACAGCCCAGAAGACCCTGAGCCCAAGGAGACAGAGTCTGAGG AACCAGCCCAGAGGGCAGACGCGGCTCCTCCTGTAACACCCAAAGTCCACCCTGAGGAGctggaggctccagagccagtgccacctccagcagcctctccagctgcagctgtggagccagggccggccccagacaCAACTGAGGCCCCACCAGCGCTGGAAGAAGAACCCTGCCCGGGACCCTtgctggttcctgcctcagaggaggagctgcctgtggaggcgCCAACTCAAGGGCTGCTTGCTGAGTGCCCTCACCCTGTCCCAAGGGGAAAACTCGTTTGCCCCCCACTCCTTGATATTTCGGTTttctttattgttcttattttatttttatgttctccaTGGCGTACTTTCTTTTTTGACCTTTTTATTACTTTGGGGGTTTGGGTgagtttggcttttattattttcttttttctgtgtctgttcttcatttttccattgtataatcccttttaa